From Toxorhynchites rutilus septentrionalis strain SRP chromosome 2, ASM2978413v1, whole genome shotgun sequence, a single genomic window includes:
- the LOC129768256 gene encoding tudor domain-containing protein 7B, protein MAHSPKKELSEEAEAAINVLRALVSSKKGPSTVYSILRDYRELEGGPLLYKKFGYPNPEKFLEASGEFSLSTQMGETVMYAKPNKESVHILKMVAAQRNTKTKKSGFSILRQPQKRIGGNNWNPSAYNKMYSQMPQTNRFSPKKYTPQAQNQHQQRYNSPNNQPKPFFQAMSNGPRWQNTNRTSSSTPNNSPLKPLMSLRISPPLQQHTQSNNQYMQNNQRYNRTETNNNNSTVKNLNRSTQSPVKTGQQPLASNDLRHKLSDKQSVQLKQPSSLELKNQLNNQQPQTTRVVEQRNNAIQKMVCDAVTNNYAQPAISASVIPQPVLQSTRSVNSRLQITKEVIPVPAKETIKSSQVQFDTNEVFSPRHELSSPSQSVIYPVILTPPTTPVVQLPILPFRKSLQDRLKINQQVDVSDLEKVSKVITPQSPPPKAADFDSKLPLLPSNPSAGNRPREAFSWNQPHATPAEMLVSYAEHNGLERPIYNYLKLKNKRVQCRVTVNKSTYSTYPDDFMNEFEGQFAAAQIAIENLKREEERNNFSVCLESDFEIATKIFDLLVNCPHGMFRKNIPDAFRNAHHALLPDNWELIILENARMFSKEEAQGNTIVFANVREGTGSGGSTPSITSEAKCMSANVLPLPWKEQYWNLYITNPVSTVEIWARLVGPQYSDQMDIQTTDIELSMMGEMKPKPKTIAVGEYYLVSITDCWYRVRVEEIDFENNNCSCFFIDIGEWERVSLDEIYVCDAKYLELPGQSVCFTLDGLEDFGENPKAKPHLNDLLNGKVCISEILTSEEEHEKDSKNNLNEARIRMILYDTSFDEDINLNSMLLKHICDDTPAPELDRKCVTTVSITHVDEIGNVYCYVKDLAMVYIQKLINSLVQSDALEGKHRGLYKSRSAADQRLYLVQDESDNKWYRASLIAEESGPFCRVLLVDVGVRKLVNISNIYRLETLSVALSRYPPQNIRMKMFDLPEINDYILGRLRALLTPGQTAMVKVAACSTIPLVKIYMHLDQNNILVCVNNSIRSEMELEIDSEVISDPRITYNESSSSSTTSSAKINTSYTSDYSMHSLEAADLSKHFSGLKIGNRKLGSPIPSMVAPKLAKFQLPAVGDLFEVQVTIASNPKFFFVQPYAHAIHLNRMMVDLQKYCMSKAQVVSKDSVQQGEVYAALNSDDGYWYRAIVVNILCGPTIIHVYFCDFGQIKIMDSDSLRILPQQLRVLPQQAVKAKLHGVQPLHGDWTAEDAVRFQQLTENKKFASYIRSVQADEFNQHDDIVELELIDVSTEEDILIHQIFVDEKRAVLTGGK, encoded by the exons ATGGCACACAGTCCGAAGAAGGAGCTCTCTGAGGAAGCTGAGGCAGCAATAAACGTATTGCGAGCTTTGGTGTCTTCGAAAAAGGGACCATCTACAGTTTACAGTATTCTGAGAGACTATCGCGAATTGGAGGGTGGACCACTGTTGTACAAAAAGTTTGGTTATCCTAATCCGGAAAAGTTTCTGGAAGCTTCAGGAGAGTTTTCACTTAGTACCCAAATGGGCGAG ACAGTAATGTATGCGAAACCTAACAAGGAATCTGTACATATACTGAAAATGGTCGCCGCTCAGAGGAATACGAAAACGAAAAAGTCTGGATTTTCGATATTACGCCAACCACAGAAAAGAATCGGTGGAAATAACTGGAATCCAAGCGCCTACAATAAAATGTACTCTCAGATGCCACAAACGAATAGATTTTCTCCCAAAAAGTACACTCCACAAGCACAAAATCAACATCAGCAACGTTATAATAGTCCGAATAATCAGCCCAAGCCGTTTTTTCAAGCTATGTCGAATGGTCCAAGGTGGCAAAACACCAATCGTACTAGTAGTAGCACTCCCAACAATAGTCCGCTAAAACCGTTGATGTCACTCAGGATTTCTCCACCGCTTCAACAGCATACACAGTCTAACAATCAATATATGCAGAACAATCAGCGCTACAATCGGACTGAAACAAACAACAATAACTCAACGGTGAAGAATCTCAATAGATCGACTCAAAGCCCGGTAAAAACTGGACAGCAACCGTTGGCCTCAAATGACCTACGTCATAAGCTGAGTGATAAACAATCGGTTCAGTTAAAACAACCATCCTCATTGGAGTTAAAAAATCAGCTAAACAACCAGCAACCGCAAACCACTCGAGTCGTGGAACAACGTAACAATGCCATTCAAAAAATGGTTTGTGATGCGGTCACTAATAATTATGCTCAACCAGCGATTTCCGCTTCAGTCATTCCTCAACCAGTATTACAATCAACTAGGAGCGTAAATTCAAGATTACAGATAACGAAAGAAGTTATCCCTGTTCCAGCTAAGGAAACAATAAAATCATCAcaggtacaattcgatacaaacGAGGTATTCTCACCGAGGCATGAATTGAGCAGTCCATCACAATCAGTTATTTATCCAGTAATTCTCACACCGCCTACGACCCCTGTAGTACAGTTGCCGATTCTGCCCTTCCGGAAGTCGCTTCAGGATCGGCTTAAAATTAACCAGCAGGTCGATGTTTCTGATTTGGAGAAAGTATCCAAAGTAATAACACCACAAAGTCCACCTCCGAAAGCAGCAGATTTTGATTCTAAG CTCCCGCTGCTCCCTTCGAATCCGTCGGCAGGTAATCGTCCAAGAGAAGCATTTTCATGGAATCAGCCACATGCAACACCGGCTGAGATGTTGGTCTCGTATGCGGAACACAACGGATTAGAGCGTCCCATCTACAATTACTTAAAATTGAAGAACAAACGTGTACAATGTCGTGTTACG GTGAACAAATCGACATACTCTACATATCCCGATGATTTTATGAACGAATTCGAAGGTCAATTTGCCGCGGCACAGATCGCTATCGAGAACCTTAAGCGAGAGGAAGAGCGAAACAACTTTTCCGTCTGTCTCGAGTCGGACTTTGAGATCGCTACTAAAATATTCGATCTGTTGGTTAACTGCCCACATGGTATGTTCAGGAAGAACATTCCCGATGCTTTCCGAAATGCGCATCACGCCTTGCTACCGGATAATTGGGAGTTGATCATACTTGAGAATGCGCGAATGTTTTCGAAAGAAGAAGCTCAGGGTAATACCATAGTTTTCGCGAATGTTCGGGAGGGAACCGGATCCGGCGGATCAACACCTTCAATCACGTCTGAGGCTAAATGTATGTCAGCTAACGTGTTACCGTTACCGTGGAAGGAACAGTATTGGAATCTGTACATCACTAATCCCGTTTCCACGGTAGAGATTTGGGCGCGTTTGGTCGGTCCCCAATACAGTGATCAAATGGATATACAAACCACTGATATCGAACTTTCCATGATGGGTGAGATGAAACCTAAACCAAAGACGATTGCCGTTGGTGAGTACTACTTGGTTTCGATAACCGATTGTTGGTACCGCGTCAGAGTAGAAGAGATTGACTTCGAAAACAACAACTGTTCCTGCTTCTTCATTGATATTGGGGAATGGGAACGTGTTTCGCTGGATGAGATCTATGTGTGCGATGCAAAGTATCTTGAGCTTCCTGGACAATCAGTTTGTTTCACGCTGGACGGTTTGGAGGATTTTGGTGAGAATCCGAAGGCGAAACCACATCTTAACGATTTGTTAAACGGCAAAGTGTGCATCAGTGAGATTCTAACATCTGAAGAGGAGCACGAGAAGGACAGCAAAAACAATTTGAACGAGGCTCGCATTCGAATGATTTTGTACGATACATCGTTCGATGAGGATATCAATTTGAATTCGATGCTTCTGAAGCACATTTGTGATGATACTCCAGCACCGGAGCTGGATCGAAAGTGTGTCACAACTGTAAGCATTACCCATGTAGATGAAATTGGGAATGTTTACTGTTACGTTAAAGATTTAGCAATGGTTTACATTCAG AAACTAATCAATAGTTTAGTTCAATCTGATGCATTGGAGGGCAAGCACCGTGGTCTCTATAAATCTCGATCAGCTGCTGATCAACGGCTATATTTGGTGCAGGACGAAAGTGATAACAAATGGTACCGAGCATCACTGATTGCTGAAGAATCCGGTCCGTTCTGTAGAGTGCTACTTGTTGATGTGGGTGTAAGAAAACTGGTtaatatttccaatatttacCGTTTGGAAACATTGAGCGTTGCACTTAGCCGTTATCCGCCCCAAAACATCCGTATGAAAATGTTTGATCTCCCAGAAATCAACGATTATATATTGGGACGTCTAAGAGCGCTACTTACACCCGGACAAACAGCAATG GTTAAAGTCGCTGCATGTTCCACAATTCCGCTAGTGAAAATCTATATGCATCTGGATCAGAACAATATCCTGGTTTGCGTGAATAACAGCATTCGATCGGAGATGGAACTGGAGATTGATTCGGAAGTTATAAGTGATCCAAGGATTACTTACAACGAAAGCAGTAGTTCATCAACAACTAGTTCTGCTAAAATCAACACAAGCTATACTTCGGACTATTCTATGCACAGTCTGGAAGCAGCTGATTTGTCGAAACATTTTAGTGGACTGAAGATAGGAAATCGCAAGCTTGGTAGCCCTATCCCGTCAATGGTTGCACCTAAGTTAGCCAAGTTTCAACTGCCTGCTGTTGGTGATCTTTTTGAAGTGCAAGTGACGATTGCATCCAACCCAAAGTTTTTCTTTGTGCAGCCGTATGCCCACGCTATCCATCTGAATCGAATGATGGTCGATTTGCAGAAGTATTGTATGTCAAAGGCTCAGGTTGTTTCTAAGGATAGCGTTCAGCAGGGAGAAGTTTATGCCGCTCTGAATAGTGACGATGGGTATTGGTACAG AGCTATTGTGGTCAATATTCTGTGCGGCCCAACGATAATCCACGTATATTTTTGCGATTTTGGTCAAATCAAAATAATGGATAGCGATTCACTGCGAATTCTTCCCCAACAGCTACGCGTCTTGCCGCAACAGGCAGTGAAAGCCAAATTGCATG GAGTTCAACCTTTACATGGTGACTGGACCGCGGAGGATGCTGTTCGTTTCCAGCAATTGACGGAAAACAAGAAGTTCGCCAGTTACATTCGCAGTGTTCAAGCTGACGAATTCAATCAACACGATGACATTGTTGAGCTGGAGCTAATTGATGTTTCGACTGAGGAGGACATTCTAATACATCAGATTTTTGTGGACGAGAAGAGAGCCGTGCTGACTGGTGGTAAGTAG
- the LOC129768257 gene encoding uncharacterized protein LOC129768257, producing the protein MLDRTTNAPDGTGKQATADHRNLIGSTPKVSSLHNMVDPPAGTSKSTAVQQSTSKVPSSCFKCEKPDTSRMVQCDKCDEWAHYSCVDVDEDIADRSWNCSECEIAGAYRKGKQKSKKISSALKTSKDRKKTLHVAIVKDGGRKTTSMVVKKSTDNGHAKESADTEACGRGGMSVDKTNDTAQKAKSIVSVSSFKSAKARLEVRLKQIEAEETLMAEEMKRKRELVNKKIEVLKELADLEDDGESVDDTPNSHGKVEGWLKDNDRKFVKEKHDSEHDGEDKFEDDASNSEEDVSVDNESNEVFGDESEMGDEEVLEENHGIESFKPGRQSTLKDAASRTSGAGSKSHLQRYKRLTKDELAARQVVPRELPKFSGNPEEWPMFVSTYEDTTEMCGYTEAENMIRLRNCLKGEAFYAVRSFLMRPATVGKAMNALKLRFGRPETIIEYLKDKILSLPAIKGEAINKIVDFALEVQNLSATIEACGKMEYSSDVTLLKELVNKLPPHIRLDWAKYRKNKSKVKLSTFSRWIYGLAEDVNVVFEPQFRVGKQKYVNTHSEEVGKEEPQKIPQKPVAKADSSTSAAAVKKKSCLVCKVIV; encoded by the coding sequence ATGTTGGATCGGACCACAAACGCTCCAGACGGAACCGGTAAACAAGCTACCGCAGATCATCGAAACCTAATTGGCTCAACCCCGAAAGTTTCAAGTCTCCATAACATGGTAGATCCGCCCGCGGGTACATCTAAATCTACCGCTGTACAACAAAGTACGTCGAAGGTGCCAAGCTCCTGTTTTAAATGTGAGAAACCGGATACTAGTCGCATGGTTCAATGCGACAAATGTGATGAATGGGCTCACTATTCATGTGTAGATGTAGATGAAGACATTGCGGACCGAAGTTGGAACTGCTCGGAATGTGAAATCGCGGGAGCATACCGGAAAGGTAAACAGAAGTCCAAGAAGATCTCATCAGCACTGAAGACATCGAAGGACCGGAAGAAGACGTTACATGTTGCGATAGTGAAAGATGGCGGACGAAAGACGACATCGATGGTTGTTAAAAAGTCAACCGACAATGGTCATGCTAAGGAATCTGCTGATACAGAAGCATGCGGAAGAGGTGGAATGTCTGTGGATAAAACTAATGACACGGCGCAGAAGGCTAAATCGATTGTTTCTGTGTCTTCCTTTAAATCTGCCAAAGCACGTTTGGAGGTTCGCTTGAAGCAGATTGAAGCAGAAGAAACGCTGATGGCAGAAGAAATGAAACGTAAGCGCGAGCTAGTAAATAAGAAGATCGAAGTACTGAAGGAGTTGGCTGACCTGGAAGATGATGGTGAATCTGTGGACGATACACCAAACTCTCACGGTAAAGTGGAAGGTTGGCTGAAGGACAACGACAGAAAATTCGTAAAAGAAAAACACGATTCAGAGCACGATGGAGAGGATAAGTTTGAGGATGACGCCAGCAACAGTGAAGAGGACGTTTCTGTCGACAACGAGAGTAACGAAGTATTTGGAGATGAGTCTGAAATGGGAGATGAAGAAGTGTTGGAAGAGAACCATGGCATAGAATCATTCAAACCCGGAAGGCAATCGACGTTGAAGGATGCAGCTAGTAGAACGTCAGGAGCGGGATCTAAGAGTCATTTACAAAGATACAAACGACTCACTAAAGACGAGTTAGCAGCGCGTCAGGTCGTTCCACGTGAATTGCCCAAGTTTAGCGGAAATCCCGAAGAATGGCCAATGTTCGTCTCAACCTACGAAGATACCACAGAAATGTGTGGGTACACCGAAGCCGAGAATATGATCCGCTTAAGAAATTGCTTGAAGGGGGAAGCGTTTTATGCAGTTCGCAGTTTTCTCATGCGCCCGGCAACGGTGGGAAAAGCAATGAATGCCTTGAAGTTGCGGTTTGGAAGACCGGAGACAATCATCGAGTACCTTAAGGACAAGATCCTGTCGTTGCCGGCTATCAAAGGAGAAGCAATAAATAAGATCGTTGATTTTGCTCTTGAGGTGCAGAACTTGAGTGCCACCATAGAAGCTTGCGGAAAAATGGAGTATAGCTCTGATGTAACTCTGCTGAAGGAATTAGTGAACAAATTACCACCTCACATCAGGCTTGATTGGGCGAAGTACCGGAAGAACAAATCAAAGGTGAAGCTTTCTACATTCAGCCGTTGGATATATGGTCTGGCAGAGGACGTAAACGTTGTTTTCGAACCACAGTTTCGAGTAGGAAAACAGAAGTACGTGAATACCCATTCAGAAGAGGTTGGTAAAGAGGAGCCACAGAAAATCCCTCAGAAACCTGTAGCGAAGGCTGATTCCTCAACGAGTGCAGCagcagtaaaaaaaaaaagttgtttggtGTGCAAAGTTATCGTATGA